The genome window AAGTGATCCCGGTGCCGATCCGCGATCGCAAGACGAAGCAGGATCTTCCCTGGCAGGCCGACGAGCACATTCGCGCCGGTGCCACACGCGAGTCGCTTGAGCGCCTGCCGGCACTCTTCCGTCAGAACGGTACCGTGACCGCGGCGACTGCCTCCGGCATCAACGATGGCGCTGCGATGCTCGTGCTCACGACCGGCGCCACGGCGGCATCGCATCAGTTGAAGCCGATCGGTCGACTCGTTGCCTGGGGCGTCGCCGGTGTGCCTCCCGACATCATGGGGATCGGCCCGGTACCGGCGGCACGCAAGGCACTCGCGATGGCGGGAATGACTCTCGCGCAGATGGAACTCGTCGAGGTCAACGAGGCCTTTGCCGCGCAGTACCTCGCCGTCGAGAAAGAACTCGGCCTCGATCGCGCCCGCACCAACGTCCACGGCGGTGCGATCGCCATTGGCCATCCGCTCGCGGCGAGTGGTGCGCGAATCACCGCGCATCTGCTCCACGCCCTGCGCGCCCGTGGTGGCGGCTTCGGACTCGGGTCGGCGTGCATTGGCGGCGGGCAGGGGATTGCCGTGATCGTCGAAGCGTTCCCGGGCTGAGCGAATCATGGAACCCAAACTTCCTGCGCGTATCGATCGCGCCACCTTCGACCGCCTGCTGCAGCGGGCCGCCGAACTC of Gemmatimonadota bacterium contains these proteins:
- a CDS encoding acetyl-CoA C-acetyltransferase, translating into MTDIVFLAAVRTGFGTFGGTLKDLSATDLGVIAAEHAVARSGIDPTLIDHAIVGNAMQTSRDAMYCARHIALRTGLAVETPAVTVNRLCGSGFEAVVQGAHRLLLGEATAVLAGGTESMSQAPHIVRGARWGIKYGPSPLLEDSLFEGLRDSFAGCSMGETAENLAERYGVSRAACEEFAIRSQEAAAAAWRDGVFRDEVIPVPIRDRKTKQDLPWQADEHIRAGATRESLERLPALFRQNGTVTAATASGINDGAAMLVLTTGATAASHQLKPIGRLVAWGVAGVPPDIMGIGPVPAARKALAMAGMTLAQMELVEVNEAFAAQYLAVEKELGLDRARTNVHGGAIAIGHPLAASGARITAHLLHALRARGGGFGLGSACIGGGQGIAVIVEAFPG